The Trichocoleus desertorum ATA4-8-CV12 genome window below encodes:
- the rpmH gene encoding 50S ribosomal protein L34: MTKRTFGGTSRKRKRTSGFRARMRTKNGQRVIKARRQKGRQRLAV, translated from the coding sequence ATGACTAAGCGAACTTTTGGCGGTACCTCTCGAAAAAGAAAAAGAACTTCCGGATTCCGGGCTCGTATGCGCACTAAAAATGGCCAGCGAGTCATCAAAGCCCGCAGACAAAAAGGCCGCCAACGTCTTGCAGTCTAG